One window of Heptranchias perlo isolate sHepPer1 chromosome 15, sHepPer1.hap1, whole genome shotgun sequence genomic DNA carries:
- the snrnp35 gene encoding U11/U12 small nuclear ribonucleoprotein 35 kDa protein isoform X2 — translation MNDLWTPIAKQYNPLKAGSIDGTDEEPHDRAVSRAIAAKYRPNKGVVGDPHLTLFVARLNPQTSEEKLKDTFSRFGDIRRLRLVRDIVTGFSKCYGFIEYKDERSLLKAHRDSNKLVVDQNEIFVDFELERTLKGWIPRRFGGGLGGKKESGQLRFGGRDRPFRKPISLPALKAELYTEGQVDKLDRSGAREPSRDSRHWERSRDRERRREREERGEEREKREGDRERYRSRERDQKRQRDEDRYKDEDRHRRRDRHKTRR, via the coding sequence ATGAATGATCTTTGGACTCCGATTGCGAagcagtacaacccactaaaagCCGGAAGCATTGATGGCACGGATGAGGAGCCCCACGACCGAGCTGTCTCAAGGGCAATTGCAGCCAAGTACAGACCAAACAAGGGAGTGGTAGGAGACCCCCACCTGACACTCTTTGTGGCTCGGTTGAATCCTCAGACATCTGAGGAGAAGCTGAAAGACACTTTTTCCAGATTCGGAGACATCCGCAGACTGAGGCTCGTGCGTGACATCGTCACTGGGTTTTCCAAATGCTACGGCTTCATAGAATACAAGGACGAGCGCTCATTATTAAAGGCGCATCGGGACAGCAATAAATTAGTGGTGGACCAGAATGAAATATTTGTGGATTTTGAATTGGAGCGGACATTGAAAGGATGGATCCCACGGAGATTCGGAGGGGGATTAGGGGGTAAAAAAGAATCGGGTCAGCTACGGTTTGGTGGGCGAGACCGTCCGTTTCGGAAGCCTATCAGCCTCCCGGCGCTGAAAGCGGAACTGTACACGGAGGGGCAAGTAGACAAACTGGATAGGTCAGGTGCCAGAGAGCCATCAAGGGATAGCCGGCATTGGGAGAGAAGTCGAGACCGGGAAAGacgaagagaaagagaggagagaggtgaGGAAAGAGAAAAACGAGAGGGAGATAGGGAGCGATACAGAAGCAGGGAGAGAGATCAAAAACGACAGAGAGATGAAGATCGATATAAGGACGAAGACAGACACCGACGCAGGGACAGGCATAAAACTCGACGATAG
- the snrnp35 gene encoding U11/U12 small nuclear ribonucleoprotein 35 kDa protein isoform X1, translated as MASVRRTMNDLWTPIAKQYNPLKAGSIDGTDEEPHDRAVSRAIAAKYRPNKGVVGDPHLTLFVARLNPQTSEEKLKDTFSRFGDIRRLRLVRDIVTGFSKCYGFIEYKDERSLLKAHRDSNKLVVDQNEIFVDFELERTLKGWIPRRFGGGLGGKKESGQLRFGGRDRPFRKPISLPALKAELYTEGQVDKLDRSGAREPSRDSRHWERSRDRERRREREERGEEREKREGDRERYRSRERDQKRQRDEDRYKDEDRHRRRDRHKTRR; from the exons ATGGCCAGTGTTAGGAG GACGATGAATGATCTTTGGACTCCGATTGCGAagcagtacaacccactaaaagCCGGAAGCATTGATGGCACGGATGAGGAGCCCCACGACCGAGCTGTCTCAAGGGCAATTGCAGCCAAGTACAGACCAAACAAGGGAGTGGTAGGAGACCCCCACCTGACACTCTTTGTGGCTCGGTTGAATCCTCAGACATCTGAGGAGAAGCTGAAAGACACTTTTTCCAGATTCGGAGACATCCGCAGACTGAGGCTCGTGCGTGACATCGTCACTGGGTTTTCCAAATGCTACGGCTTCATAGAATACAAGGACGAGCGCTCATTATTAAAGGCGCATCGGGACAGCAATAAATTAGTGGTGGACCAGAATGAAATATTTGTGGATTTTGAATTGGAGCGGACATTGAAAGGATGGATCCCACGGAGATTCGGAGGGGGATTAGGGGGTAAAAAAGAATCGGGTCAGCTACGGTTTGGTGGGCGAGACCGTCCGTTTCGGAAGCCTATCAGCCTCCCGGCGCTGAAAGCGGAACTGTACACGGAGGGGCAAGTAGACAAACTGGATAGGTCAGGTGCCAGAGAGCCATCAAGGGATAGCCGGCATTGGGAGAGAAGTCGAGACCGGGAAAGacgaagagaaagagaggagagaggtgaGGAAAGAGAAAAACGAGAGGGAGATAGGGAGCGATACAGAAGCAGGGAGAGAGATCAAAAACGACAGAGAGATGAAGATCGATATAAGGACGAAGACAGACACCGACGCAGGGACAGGCATAAAACTCGACGATAG